One genomic region from Jiangella sp. DSM 45060 encodes:
- a CDS encoding alpha/beta fold hydrolase, translated as MITNDAHRQTVEIPGPWTHRTVAANGAQFHVAEMGNGPLVLLLHGFPEFWWAWRHQLPALAAAGWRAVALDLRGAGGSDKTPRGYDAFTYAADITGAIRSLGERRAVLVGHGWGAYGAWTAAAMRPAHVDALAVLSMPHPLVLRRHLLKGRLRRSGSLAWVQTPMAPERRLIADDGAHVETLLRRWSSPGSAFPDDEASRHYRAAMQLWPAPHCALEYQRWLFRSLFRGDGRRFAKRVQDPLTMPVLQVHGVQDSNFDIELAAASRELVAGEYHWLSVEAAGHFPHEETPDTVTDALLDWLVKQRDRHD; from the coding sequence GTGATCACCAACGACGCACATCGCCAGACGGTCGAGATCCCCGGCCCCTGGACGCATCGGACCGTCGCCGCCAACGGCGCGCAGTTCCATGTGGCGGAGATGGGGAACGGCCCGCTCGTCCTGCTCCTGCACGGGTTCCCGGAGTTCTGGTGGGCCTGGCGGCACCAGCTGCCCGCGCTCGCCGCGGCCGGCTGGCGTGCCGTCGCGCTCGACCTGCGCGGCGCCGGCGGCAGCGACAAGACCCCGCGCGGGTACGACGCGTTCACGTACGCCGCCGACATCACCGGCGCGATCCGCTCCCTCGGCGAGCGCCGCGCGGTGCTCGTCGGGCACGGCTGGGGCGCCTACGGTGCGTGGACGGCGGCGGCCATGCGGCCCGCGCACGTCGACGCGCTCGCCGTCCTGTCGATGCCGCACCCGCTGGTCCTGCGCCGGCACCTGCTCAAGGGCCGGCTGCGGCGCAGCGGCTCGCTGGCCTGGGTGCAGACCCCGATGGCACCGGAGCGCCGGCTCATCGCCGACGACGGCGCGCACGTCGAGACACTGCTGCGGCGCTGGTCGTCGCCGGGGTCGGCGTTCCCCGACGACGAGGCATCGCGCCACTACCGGGCGGCCATGCAGCTGTGGCCCGCCCCGCACTGCGCGCTGGAGTACCAGCGCTGGCTGTTCCGCTCGCTGTTCCGCGGCGACGGCCGCCGGTTCGCCAAGCGCGTCCAGGACCCCCTCACCATGCCGGTGCTGCAGGTGCACGGCGTCCAGGACTCCAACTTCGACATCGAGCTGGCGGCGGCGTCGCGCGAGCTGGTGGCCGGCGAGTACCACTGGCTGTCGGTGGAGGCGGCCGGGCACTTCCCGCACGAGGAGACGCCCGACACCGTCACCGACGCGCTGCTTGACTGGCTGGTCAAGCAGCGCGACCGGCACGACTGA
- a CDS encoding CoA pyrophosphatase yields MTTADGPPPWLRRVADAATGAWADHAGRWSAPDDTARESAVLLLFGETDGRSDVLLIERAAGLRSHAGQAAFPGGGAEPGDAGPVGTALRECAEETGVDPAGVDIIATLPPLWISVSNYSVTPVLAWWREPCEVRVADPGEVASVQRVPVSELTDPAHRLQLRYPSGRSGPAFRAGGMLIWGFTAGVLSALFDAAGLAEPWDRTLVEPLPTGMGLSREGRGGS; encoded by the coding sequence TGGGCCGACCACGCCGGTCGCTGGTCGGCTCCTGACGACACCGCCCGCGAGTCGGCCGTCCTGCTGCTGTTCGGCGAGACCGACGGCCGCTCCGATGTCCTGCTGATCGAGCGGGCGGCCGGGCTGCGCAGCCACGCCGGCCAGGCGGCGTTCCCCGGCGGCGGCGCCGAGCCCGGCGACGCCGGCCCGGTCGGCACGGCGCTGCGCGAGTGCGCCGAGGAGACCGGCGTCGACCCCGCCGGCGTCGACATCATCGCCACGCTGCCGCCGCTGTGGATCTCCGTCTCCAACTACTCGGTCACGCCGGTGCTGGCGTGGTGGCGCGAGCCGTGCGAGGTGCGTGTCGCCGATCCCGGCGAGGTGGCGTCGGTGCAGCGTGTCCCGGTCAGCGAGCTCACCGACCCCGCCCACCGGCTGCAGCTGCGCTACCCGTCCGGCCGGTCCGGTCCCGCGTTCCGGGCCGGGGGCATGCTCATCTGGGGGTTCACGGCGGGCGTGCTGTCCGCGTTGTTCGACGCGGCGGGGCTCGCCGAGCCGTGGGATCGTACTCTGGTCGAGCCGCTGCCCACGGGGATGGGCCTGAGCCGTGAAGGTCGAGGTGGGTCGTGA
- a CDS encoding pyridoxamine 5'-phosphate oxidase family protein: MATWKQFDDEVPELAAIVHAQLTATKHHVLATLRADGSPRVSGTEVDFDGDHLTLGSMPEARKAHDLQRDPRYSVHNNPGDGSMTVPDVKISGRAVEVTGPEFDAYQAAHAGALPPGPFHLFRLGIDEVVLAGLNDTRTGMAITLWRPGQSVRTFARS; this comes from the coding sequence ATGGCGACCTGGAAGCAGTTCGACGACGAAGTACCCGAGCTGGCGGCGATCGTGCACGCGCAGCTCACGGCCACCAAGCACCACGTGCTCGCGACGCTGCGGGCGGACGGCTCACCGCGGGTCAGCGGCACCGAGGTCGACTTCGACGGCGACCATCTCACGCTCGGCTCGATGCCCGAGGCCCGCAAGGCGCACGACCTGCAGCGCGACCCGCGCTACTCGGTGCACAACAACCCCGGCGACGGATCGATGACGGTGCCGGACGTGAAGATCTCCGGCCGCGCCGTCGAGGTCACCGGCCCCGAGTTCGACGCCTACCAGGCGGCGCACGCCGGCGCGCTACCGCCGGGACCGTTCCACCTGTTCCGGCTCGGCATCGACGAGGTGGTGCTGGCCGGCCTGAACGACACCCGCACCGGCATGGCGATCACCCTCTGGCGGCCCGGACAGTCGGTGCGGACGTTCGCCCGATCCTAG
- the nhaA gene encoding Na+/H+ antiporter NhaA — translation MPRRLFARSTWPEAQYVASVLRSETTGGFLMLVAAATAIVWANVGTDSYEALRTATIGPSALHLDLDLATWAADGLLAIFFLVAGLELKRELVVGSLRRPAEAALPIIAAVCGMAGPIVVYVVVNAIGGGPMTGWAVPTATDIAFALAVLAVIGSRLPSALRAFLLTLAVVDDLLAILLIAIFFTTDVRIWPLLGAAAILVAYDLMQRRDIRAWWLYVPMGVVAWALMHESGVHATVVGVAFGLLTRAHRKEGEEQAPAERIENRVRPFSAVLCVPVFALFAAGVTISTDSLREVFTQPVALGVAMGLVVGKAIGIFGGTYLTARFTRAELSNDLTWGDVFGLATIAGIGFTVSLLIGELAFRDDAHNAELVKTAVLVGSLLAALLATIVLGRRNVIYKRLADEESRDDDHDGIPDVYQAEEPGTRP, via the coding sequence GTGCCCCGCCGTCTGTTCGCCCGCTCCACCTGGCCCGAGGCGCAGTACGTCGCGTCCGTGCTGCGCAGCGAGACCACCGGCGGGTTCCTCATGCTGGTGGCGGCGGCCACCGCCATCGTCTGGGCGAACGTCGGCACCGATTCCTACGAGGCGCTGCGCACGGCGACCATCGGGCCGTCGGCGCTGCATCTCGACCTCGACCTCGCGACGTGGGCGGCCGACGGGCTGCTGGCGATCTTCTTCCTGGTCGCCGGGCTGGAGCTGAAGCGCGAGCTGGTCGTCGGCAGCCTGCGCCGGCCGGCCGAGGCGGCGCTGCCGATCATCGCGGCCGTCTGTGGCATGGCCGGGCCGATCGTCGTCTACGTGGTGGTGAACGCCATCGGCGGCGGCCCCATGACGGGCTGGGCGGTGCCGACGGCCACCGACATCGCGTTCGCGCTGGCCGTACTGGCCGTCATCGGGTCGCGGCTGCCGTCGGCGCTTCGGGCGTTCCTGCTGACGCTGGCCGTGGTCGACGACCTGCTGGCGATCCTGCTGATCGCCATCTTCTTCACCACCGACGTGCGCATCTGGCCGCTGCTGGGCGCCGCCGCCATTCTCGTCGCGTACGACCTCATGCAGCGCCGCGACATCAGGGCCTGGTGGCTGTACGTCCCGATGGGCGTGGTCGCGTGGGCGCTCATGCACGAGAGCGGCGTGCACGCCACCGTCGTCGGCGTCGCGTTCGGGCTGCTGACCAGGGCACACCGCAAGGAGGGCGAGGAGCAGGCGCCGGCCGAGCGCATCGAGAACCGGGTCCGGCCGTTCTCCGCGGTGCTCTGCGTGCCGGTCTTCGCGCTGTTCGCCGCCGGCGTCACCATCTCGACCGACTCCCTGCGCGAGGTGTTCACGCAGCCCGTGGCGCTGGGCGTCGCGATGGGGCTGGTCGTCGGCAAGGCCATCGGCATCTTCGGCGGGACGTACCTCACCGCCCGGTTCACCCGTGCCGAACTGAGCAACGACCTGACCTGGGGCGACGTGTTCGGGCTGGCGACCATCGCGGGCATCGGCTTCACCGTGTCGCTGCTGATCGGCGAGCTGGCGTTCCGCGACGACGCACACAACGCGGAGCTGGTGAAGACGGCGGTGCTGGTCGGTTCGCTGCTGGCGGCGCTGCTGGCCACGATCGTGCTCGGCCGGCGCAACGTCATCTACAAGCGGCTGGCCGACGAGGAGTCCCGCGACGACGACCACGACGGCATCCCGGACGTGTACCAGGCCGAGGAACCGGGCACTCGACCGTGA
- the acs gene encoding acetate--CoA ligase has product MTNDALSNLLHEDRSFPPSAEFAAQANAKAELYEEASADRLAFWERQARELLSWNTEWSQVLDWSNPPFAKWFVGGKLNVAYNCVDRHVEAGHGDRVAIYWEGEPGDSRALTYADLQREVSKAANALTELGVGHGDRVAIYLPMIPEAAISMLACARIGAIHSVVFGGFSAEALRSRIEDAQAKLVITADGGFRRGKPSALKPAVDEAVAKSPSIEKVLVVRRTEQEVDWDDSHDVWWHDLVDRQSDQHDPQPHDAEDTLYILYTSGTTGKPKGIKHTSAGYLLQSAYTHRNVFDLKPETDVYWCTADVGWVTGHSYIVYGPLANGATQVMYEGTPDFPEAGRWWDIVEKYKVSILYTAPTAIRTFMKQGDEIPGRRDLSSLRVLGSVGEPINPEAWIWYRRVIGGDRTPVVDTWWQTETGAIMISPLPGVTAAKPGSAQTALPGIVADVVDDAGNVVPDGHGGYLVLTEPWPSMLRTIWGDDERFIDTYWSRFEGRYFAGDGAKKDDDGDIWLLGRVDDVMNVSGHRISTTEVESALVSHPKVAESAVVGASDPTTGQGIVAFVILRTAAGDGGADVVQELRNHVAKEIGPIAKPRQIMIVPELPKTRSGKIMRRLLRDVAENRELGDVQTLADPTVMNLISDGLSKGSSED; this is encoded by the coding sequence GTGACCAATGACGCTCTCTCCAATCTGCTGCACGAGGACCGGAGCTTCCCCCCGTCCGCGGAGTTCGCCGCCCAGGCCAACGCCAAAGCAGAGCTGTACGAGGAGGCCTCGGCGGATCGCCTGGCGTTCTGGGAGCGCCAGGCTCGTGAGCTGCTGAGCTGGAACACCGAGTGGTCTCAGGTGCTCGACTGGAGCAACCCGCCGTTCGCGAAGTGGTTCGTCGGCGGCAAGCTCAACGTCGCCTACAACTGCGTCGACCGGCACGTCGAGGCCGGCCACGGCGACCGCGTCGCCATCTACTGGGAGGGTGAGCCCGGCGACAGCCGCGCGCTGACCTACGCCGACCTCCAGCGCGAGGTCTCGAAGGCCGCCAACGCGCTGACGGAGCTGGGCGTCGGCCACGGCGACCGCGTCGCGATCTACCTGCCGATGATCCCCGAGGCGGCCATCTCGATGCTGGCCTGCGCCCGCATCGGCGCCATCCACTCGGTGGTGTTCGGCGGGTTCTCGGCCGAGGCGCTGCGCAGCCGCATCGAGGACGCGCAGGCCAAGCTGGTCATCACGGCCGACGGCGGGTTCCGGCGGGGCAAGCCGTCGGCGCTGAAGCCGGCCGTCGACGAAGCCGTCGCGAAGTCGCCGTCCATCGAGAAGGTGCTGGTCGTCCGGCGCACCGAGCAGGAGGTCGACTGGGACGACAGCCACGACGTGTGGTGGCACGACCTCGTCGACCGCCAGTCCGACCAGCACGACCCGCAGCCGCACGACGCCGAGGACACGCTGTACATCCTGTACACGTCCGGCACCACCGGGAAGCCGAAGGGCATCAAGCACACGTCGGCCGGCTACCTGCTGCAGTCGGCGTACACCCACCGCAACGTCTTCGACCTCAAGCCCGAGACGGACGTGTACTGGTGCACGGCCGACGTCGGCTGGGTCACCGGCCACAGCTACATCGTCTACGGGCCGCTGGCCAACGGCGCCACGCAGGTGATGTACGAGGGCACGCCCGACTTCCCCGAAGCCGGCCGCTGGTGGGACATCGTCGAGAAGTACAAGGTCAGCATCCTGTACACGGCGCCGACGGCCATCCGCACGTTCATGAAGCAGGGCGACGAGATCCCCGGCCGCCGCGACCTCTCGTCGCTGCGTGTCCTGGGCAGCGTCGGCGAGCCGATCAACCCGGAGGCGTGGATCTGGTACCGCCGCGTCATCGGCGGCGACCGCACCCCCGTCGTCGACACGTGGTGGCAGACCGAGACCGGCGCCATCATGATCAGCCCGCTGCCCGGCGTCACCGCCGCCAAGCCCGGCTCGGCGCAGACCGCGCTGCCGGGCATCGTGGCCGACGTGGTCGACGACGCCGGCAACGTGGTGCCCGACGGCCACGGCGGCTACCTCGTGCTGACCGAGCCGTGGCCGTCCATGCTGCGCACCATCTGGGGCGACGACGAGCGGTTCATCGACACCTACTGGTCGCGCTTCGAGGGCCGCTACTTCGCCGGCGACGGCGCCAAGAAGGACGACGACGGCGACATCTGGCTGCTCGGCCGCGTCGACGACGTCATGAACGTGTCGGGCCACCGCATCTCCACGACGGAGGTCGAGTCGGCGCTGGTGTCGCACCCGAAGGTGGCCGAGTCCGCCGTCGTCGGCGCCTCCGACCCGACCACCGGCCAGGGCATCGTCGCGTTCGTCATCCTGCGCACGGCCGCGGGCGACGGCGGCGCCGACGTCGTCCAGGAACTGCGCAACCACGTGGCCAAGGAGATCGGCCCGATCGCCAAGCCACGGCAGATCATGATCGTGCCGGAGCTGCCGAAGACCCGCTCCGGCAAGATCATGCGCCGTCTGCTGCGCGACGTCGCCGAGAACCGCGAGCTGGGCGACGTCCAGACGCTGGCCGACCCGACGGTCATGAACCTCATCAGCGACGGCCTGTCGAAGGGCTCGTCCGAGGACTGA
- a CDS encoding LysR family transcriptional regulator, which produces MPLSPRVSDLATFDLLLSVTRLGSVGAAARAHDVTQPAASARLSHLERKLGLQLLDRSARGSRLTEHGALVADWARAAVDAAAAMDAGLLSLRTGTHSRLRVAASLTVAEYLLPHWLVALQTSAPDTAVALVAGNSDDVARAVLDDEVELGFVERPQVPAELTSRRVARDELTVIVAPGHPWARRRSGITPAELAATPLVSRERGSGTRRHLERAIGSATDVALAPPLLELPSTTAIKTAVAEGVAPAVLSSLAVAADRAARAVVAVPVRDLDLTRDLRMVHRRGRRLVGPALELSDIAQRLSRSGRPAPERRSAESPAATRAPAPRPRSST; this is translated from the coding sequence ATGCCTCTGTCCCCACGGGTGAGCGACCTCGCGACCTTCGACCTGCTGCTGTCGGTGACCCGTCTGGGCAGCGTGGGAGCCGCCGCGAGGGCGCACGACGTGACGCAGCCGGCGGCGAGCGCGCGCCTGAGCCACCTCGAGCGCAAGCTCGGACTGCAGCTGCTGGACCGCTCCGCGCGCGGGTCGCGCCTGACCGAGCACGGGGCGCTGGTGGCCGACTGGGCCCGCGCGGCCGTCGACGCCGCGGCGGCCATGGACGCCGGCCTGCTGTCCTTGCGCACCGGCACGCACAGCCGGCTGCGGGTGGCGGCCAGCCTGACCGTGGCCGAGTACCTGCTCCCGCACTGGCTGGTGGCCCTGCAGACGTCCGCGCCGGACACCGCCGTGGCGCTGGTCGCGGGCAACTCCGACGACGTCGCCCGGGCCGTGCTGGACGACGAGGTCGAGCTCGGCTTCGTCGAACGCCCGCAGGTCCCCGCCGAGCTGACCAGCCGGCGGGTCGCCCGGGACGAGCTGACGGTGATCGTCGCGCCCGGTCACCCGTGGGCCCGGCGCCGGTCCGGGATCACGCCGGCGGAGCTCGCTGCCACGCCGCTGGTCAGCCGGGAACGCGGGTCCGGAACGCGCCGCCACCTCGAGCGCGCCATCGGCTCGGCGACGGACGTGGCGCTGGCGCCGCCGCTGCTGGAGCTGCCGTCCACCACGGCGATCAAGACCGCCGTCGCGGAAGGCGTCGCTCCTGCCGTCCTCAGCTCCCTGGCGGTGGCCGCGGACCGCGCCGCCCGCGCCGTCGTGGCGGTGCCCGTCCGCGACCTCGACCTCACCCGCGACCTGCGCATGGTCCACCGCCGCGGCCGCCGGCTCGTCGGACCGGCGCTGGAGCTGTCGGACATCGCCCAGCGGCTCAGCCGTTCCGGGCGGCCAGCTCCAGAGCGACGGAGCGCAGAGTCGCCCGCAGCGACGCGGGCTCCAGCACCTCGACCTCGTTCATCAACGTGA
- a CDS encoding phage holin family protein produces the protein MAARATSEADGSASIGQLVASIKDDVTGLVRDEIELAKAELKADAKEAGLGMGLIAAAAFLGLLAVVLGSFALVYGVHALGLALGWSFLVVAGFYLLVALLLLLVARGRLGRISKAERTKTTARDAARALKRSSSST, from the coding sequence ATGGCCGCGCGGGCAACCAGTGAGGCCGACGGCTCGGCCTCCATCGGCCAGCTCGTGGCCTCCATCAAGGACGACGTCACCGGGCTGGTCCGCGACGAGATCGAGCTGGCGAAGGCCGAACTGAAGGCGGACGCCAAGGAAGCCGGCCTCGGCATGGGCCTGATCGCGGCGGCCGCGTTCCTCGGCCTGCTGGCGGTCGTCCTCGGCTCGTTCGCCCTCGTGTACGGCGTCCATGCGCTCGGGCTGGCCCTCGGCTGGTCGTTCCTCGTGGTGGCCGGGTTCTACCTGCTCGTCGCACTCCTCCTGCTGCTGGTGGCCCGGGGCCGTCTCGGCAGGATCTCCAAGGCCGAGCGGACGAAGACCACCGCCCGCGACGCCGCCCGCGCTCTGAAGAGGTCCAGCAGCAGCACGTGA
- a CDS encoding MarP family serine protease, producing the protein MTLGLNAVDLIIIILAVVVGYTGWTHGFVVGLLSFVGFVGGAVAGLLLVPLVLGGFDPGLGVSVLAVLLVLGVASIGQGVLAWAGGWVRSKVSSQPAKKFDAAGGAVLGVAGLLLAAWAVGLAISTAAVPYASPGVRESRLLDLVDRAVPVSPDRLRDAFEDVVAAGGFPQVVVPWAAEPIVDVGPPGSLLRRDPEVRTAAQSVVQITGRADACERVITGSGFVVAPERILTNAHVVAGVREPVVTFPDGDPLAAQVVAFDPETDLAVLSVPGLTLPQLTMTADDPANGDDAAVIGYPNNGPLRSEEVRVRDVHELIGHDIYDENTVTREVVSLRGSIRPGNSGGPLISPDGTVLGVVFAASLTDPDTGYALAPSEFTDVAADAAEATEPVSTGSCT; encoded by the coding sequence GTGACGCTGGGCTTGAACGCCGTCGACCTCATCATCATCATCCTTGCGGTCGTGGTCGGCTACACCGGCTGGACCCACGGCTTCGTCGTCGGCCTCCTGTCCTTCGTCGGGTTCGTCGGCGGCGCGGTCGCCGGGCTGCTGCTGGTGCCGCTGGTCCTCGGCGGCTTCGACCCCGGACTCGGGGTGTCGGTGCTGGCCGTCCTGCTGGTGCTCGGTGTCGCGTCCATCGGGCAGGGCGTGCTGGCCTGGGCCGGCGGCTGGGTGCGCTCCAAGGTGTCGTCGCAGCCGGCGAAGAAGTTCGACGCCGCCGGTGGCGCGGTCCTCGGCGTGGCCGGGCTGCTGCTGGCCGCCTGGGCCGTCGGGCTGGCCATCTCGACGGCGGCGGTGCCGTACGCGTCGCCCGGCGTCCGTGAGTCGCGGCTGCTCGACCTCGTCGACCGTGCCGTGCCCGTCTCGCCCGACCGTCTGCGCGACGCCTTCGAGGACGTCGTCGCCGCCGGCGGGTTCCCGCAGGTCGTGGTCCCGTGGGCGGCGGAGCCCATCGTCGACGTCGGCCCGCCCGGCAGCCTGCTGCGCCGCGATCCCGAGGTGCGCACGGCGGCCCAGAGCGTCGTGCAGATCACCGGCCGGGCCGACGCCTGCGAGCGGGTCATCACCGGCAGCGGGTTCGTGGTCGCGCCCGAGCGCATCCTCACCAACGCCCACGTGGTGGCCGGTGTCCGCGAGCCGGTCGTCACCTTCCCCGACGGCGACCCGTTGGCCGCCCAGGTGGTGGCGTTCGACCCCGAGACCGACCTCGCCGTGCTGTCCGTTCCCGGGCTGACGCTGCCACAGCTCACCATGACGGCCGACGATCCCGCCAACGGCGACGATGCCGCCGTCATCGGCTACCCGAACAACGGCCCGCTGCGCAGCGAGGAGGTCCGCGTCCGCGACGTCCACGAGCTGATCGGGCACGACATCTACGACGAGAACACCGTCACCCGCGAGGTCGTCTCGCTGCGCGGCAGCATCCGGCCGGGCAACTCCGGCGGCCCGCTCATCTCGCCCGACGGCACCGTGCTGGGCGTGGTGTTCGCGGCGTCGCTGACCGACCCCGACACCGGCTACGCGCTGGCGCCCAGCGAGTTCACCGACGTCGCCGCCGACGCGGCCGAGGCCACCGAGCCGGTCTCGACCGGCTCCTGCACCTGA
- a CDS encoding GNAT family N-acetyltransferase, whose product MPSQWITRAETGADIAAIRDITIAAFDRPDEADLVDLLRADEAWIDGLSIVASAPGGTVVGHALLTRCHIGDTPALCLGPCSVRPGQQKSGAGSAAIRAALRAAHDHGERFVTVLGHPEYYPRFGFERASAHGIRAGFEVPDEALMALTLDDAHPLPSGTIRYAAPFGVG is encoded by the coding sequence ATGCCTTCGCAGTGGATCACGCGCGCCGAAACCGGCGCCGACATCGCGGCCATCCGCGACATCACCATCGCGGCGTTCGACCGCCCGGACGAGGCCGACCTCGTCGACCTGCTCCGCGCCGACGAGGCGTGGATCGACGGCCTGTCGATCGTCGCGTCCGCACCCGGCGGCACCGTCGTCGGGCACGCTCTGCTGACCCGCTGCCACATCGGCGACACCCCGGCGCTGTGCCTCGGGCCGTGCTCGGTGCGGCCGGGGCAGCAGAAGTCCGGCGCCGGCTCGGCCGCCATCCGGGCCGCGCTGCGGGCCGCCCACGACCACGGCGAACGCTTCGTCACGGTGCTCGGGCACCCGGAGTACTACCCGCGGTTCGGCTTCGAGCGCGCGTCGGCGCACGGTATCCGGGCGGGCTTCGAGGTGCCTGACGAGGCGCTGATGGCGCTCACGCTGGACGACGCGCACCCGCTGCCGTCCGGCACCATCCGGTACGCCGCGCCGTTCGGCGTCGGCTAG
- a CDS encoding YafY family protein: protein MRASRLMAMMLLIQQRRTMTAAEVAGELEVSVRTVYRDIAALQATGVPLWTESGPGGGIRLVEGWRTTLDGLTGDEAAALFVGGVPSAAADLGLGTVLVAAQTKVIAMLPPELRGRAARLRERFHVDAPGWFGEVAPPEALATVSDAVWSGRRLDVSYQRSDRTVARLLDPLGLVLKAGTWYLVAAHRQQVRTYRVSRIDAAAVLPDAAWRPDDFDLATWWAESSSQFDRSLLRYRCRVRLSAPALRRLHTAVGALAATWARDAASDPDADGWIETDLWTESEEVAAHQLFTLMNEVEVLEPASLRATLRSVALELAARNG, encoded by the coding sequence GTGAGAGCCAGCAGGTTGATGGCGATGATGCTGCTGATCCAGCAGCGCCGCACCATGACGGCTGCCGAGGTGGCCGGCGAGCTCGAGGTGTCCGTCCGCACGGTGTACCGCGACATCGCGGCGCTGCAAGCCACCGGCGTCCCGCTGTGGACGGAGTCGGGGCCGGGCGGCGGCATCAGGCTGGTCGAGGGCTGGCGCACGACGCTCGACGGCCTCACCGGCGACGAAGCGGCCGCGCTGTTCGTCGGCGGTGTCCCGAGCGCGGCGGCGGACCTCGGGCTGGGCACCGTCCTCGTCGCGGCGCAGACGAAGGTCATCGCCATGCTGCCGCCCGAGCTGCGTGGCCGGGCCGCCCGCCTGCGCGAGCGCTTCCACGTCGACGCGCCGGGCTGGTTCGGCGAGGTGGCGCCGCCGGAGGCGCTGGCCACGGTGTCCGACGCGGTGTGGTCAGGCCGGCGGCTCGACGTCTCGTACCAGCGGTCCGACCGGACGGTGGCGCGGCTGCTCGACCCGCTCGGCCTCGTGCTCAAGGCCGGCACCTGGTATCTCGTCGCGGCGCACCGGCAGCAGGTGCGGACGTACCGCGTCAGCCGCATCGACGCCGCAGCCGTCCTTCCCGACGCCGCCTGGCGCCCGGACGACTTCGACCTCGCCACCTGGTGGGCGGAGTCGTCGTCGCAGTTCGACCGGTCGCTGCTGCGCTACCGCTGCCGCGTCCGGCTGTCCGCGCCCGCGCTGCGGCGCCTGCACACGGCGGTCGGCGCCCTCGCGGCGACGTGGGCGCGCGACGCCGCGTCCGACCCCGACGCGGACGGCTGGATCGAGACCGACCTGTGGACCGAGTCCGAGGAGGTCGCCGCCCACCAGCTGTTCACGTTGATGAACGAGGTCGAGGTGCTGGAGCCCGCGTCGCTGCGGGCGACTCTGCGCTCCGTCGCTCTGGAGCTGGCCGCCCGGAACGGCTGA